Proteins from a genomic interval of Stenotrophomonas sp. WZN-1:
- a CDS encoding ferritin-like domain-containing protein: MVDVPDVGGDLLRAAQQCLAEADPLRKVTLTQAYAAAFRAGRLKVAADAPPPEPIRMPGRPARLVLVHPREVPRRGLGGVEGRAAFIHAIAHIELNAIDLAWDAVYRFRGLPPAFHADWVSCADDESRHFMLLRERLLVHGHDYADFPAHNGLWEMCEKTAHDGLARMALVPRVLEARGLDVTPGMIEKLRNVGDGETADVLEVILREEVAHVAAGSRWYRWYCDRAGVEPRARFKALLVEYAGGYLHGPFNIEARLLAGFDADELANLVEQAG; encoded by the coding sequence GTGGTCGATGTACCCGACGTTGGTGGCGACCTGCTGCGCGCAGCGCAGCAGTGCCTGGCCGAAGCCGACCCGCTGCGCAAGGTCACGCTGACCCAGGCGTATGCGGCCGCGTTCCGTGCCGGTCGCCTGAAGGTGGCCGCCGATGCGCCGCCGCCGGAACCGATCCGCATGCCCGGCCGGCCGGCGCGGCTGGTGCTGGTGCATCCGCGCGAAGTGCCGCGGCGCGGACTGGGCGGCGTGGAAGGACGTGCCGCCTTCATCCACGCCATCGCCCACATCGAACTCAACGCGATCGACCTGGCCTGGGATGCGGTGTACCGCTTCCGCGGCCTGCCGCCGGCGTTCCATGCCGACTGGGTCAGTTGTGCCGACGACGAATCGCGGCACTTCATGCTGCTGCGCGAGCGCCTGCTGGTGCACGGCCACGACTACGCTGATTTCCCCGCGCACAATGGCCTGTGGGAAATGTGCGAAAAGACCGCGCATGATGGCCTGGCACGCATGGCGCTGGTGCCGCGCGTACTGGAGGCGCGCGGCCTGGACGTGACACCGGGCATGATCGAGAAGCTGCGCAATGTCGGCGATGGCGAAACCGCTGACGTACTGGAAGTGATCCTGCGCGAGGAAGTGGCGCACGTCGCCGCCGGTTCGCGCTGGTACCGCTGGTACTGCGATCGCGCCGGCGTCGAGCCGCGCGCGCGCTTCAAGGCGCTGCTGGTGGAGTACGCCGGCGGCTACCTGCATGGGCCATTCAACATCGAAGCGCGCCTGCTGGCCGGCTTCGATGCCGACGAGCTCGCCAACCTGGTCGAACAGGCCGGCTGA
- a CDS encoding DUF2235 domain-containing protein: MAPSQDTDEDVGLLRIGLFFDGTRNNAHNLARGRPQLPQPRPAQLRADDDSTYQSRLTSSYDNGPTNISRLQQLYPDSRRDAMATPSLSIYVEGVGTRDDADDDLIGLAFGIGASGVRAKVQRALQVLLPAALAGLSARWQRPLHSVQVDLFGYSRGAAAARDIANQLQAWDSARWRQLLKGAGLACAADFAPALPVLRFIGLFDTVVAVSGGRADEQPQLALRSGIAARVVQLTARDEHRQHYPLTTVAPPFTEIALPGVHANIGGGYNQLEEGPKLLSRPRRQQLRRPAVADYQIPPLAMLQATTAYAETQADAERWRQQLGVDEKEVWVDVWHQWQQQRRAGSRSVLLSPVLYVTAAVVLRRRIDWRYQLIALQVMQQHALDAGVQWRANAAGVPGWELPATLQPIARRLVAGQALTQTQEALLRRRYLMQSAHWNFDALGDTALTYAADAGVSELPYRPGPGLFYINRPTVDGKRVVLPNA, from the coding sequence ATGGCACCATCGCAGGACACGGACGAAGATGTCGGCTTGCTGCGGATCGGCCTGTTCTTCGATGGCACCCGCAACAACGCACACAACCTGGCGCGTGGTCGACCACAGCTGCCACAGCCGCGTCCGGCGCAGCTGCGAGCGGATGACGATTCGACTTACCAGAGCCGGCTGACCAGCAGCTACGACAACGGCCCGACCAATATCTCCCGCCTTCAGCAGCTGTACCCGGACAGCCGCCGCGATGCGATGGCCACGCCTTCGCTGTCGATCTATGTTGAAGGCGTGGGCACCCGCGATGATGCCGATGACGATCTGATCGGACTGGCCTTCGGCATCGGTGCCAGTGGCGTTCGCGCGAAAGTGCAGCGAGCGCTGCAGGTGCTGCTGCCGGCGGCACTGGCCGGGCTGTCCGCGCGCTGGCAACGACCGCTGCATAGCGTGCAGGTGGATCTGTTCGGCTATTCGCGCGGTGCTGCTGCGGCACGTGATATCGCAAACCAGCTGCAGGCCTGGGACAGCGCGCGCTGGCGCCAGCTGCTGAAGGGCGCCGGCCTGGCCTGCGCGGCGGACTTCGCCCCTGCCCTGCCGGTGCTGCGTTTCATCGGCCTGTTCGATACCGTGGTTGCGGTCAGCGGTGGCCGCGCCGACGAACAACCGCAGCTTGCCCTGCGCAGCGGCATCGCTGCGCGCGTGGTGCAGTTGACCGCGCGCGACGAACATCGCCAGCACTATCCGCTGACCACGGTGGCACCGCCGTTCACCGAGATCGCCCTGCCCGGCGTGCATGCCAACATCGGCGGCGGCTACAACCAGCTGGAGGAAGGCCCCAAGCTGCTCAGCCGCCCACGCCGGCAGCAGCTGCGCCGCCCCGCCGTTGCCGACTACCAGATTCCCCCGCTGGCGATGCTGCAGGCCACCACCGCCTACGCTGAAACGCAGGCCGATGCCGAACGCTGGCGGCAGCAGCTGGGCGTGGACGAAAAGGAAGTCTGGGTGGATGTCTGGCACCAGTGGCAGCAGCAGCGCCGTGCCGGAAGCCGCAGCGTGCTGCTGTCGCCGGTGCTGTACGTCACCGCCGCCGTGGTGCTGCGCCGGCGCATCGATTGGCGCTACCAGTTGATCGCGCTGCAGGTGATGCAGCAGCACGCACTCGATGCCGGCGTGCAATGGCGCGCCAACGCCGCCGGAGTTCCCGGCTGGGAGCTGCCCGCCACCCTGCAGCCGATCGCACGGCGGCTGGTGGCCGGGCAGGCGCTGACCCAGACCCAGGAGGCATTGCTGCGCCGACGCTACCTGATGCAGTCGGCGCACTGGAATTTCGATGCACTGGGCGACACTGCGCTGACCTACGCCGCCGACGCCGGCGTCAGCGAGCTGCCCTACCGGCCCGGTCCCGGCCTGTTCTACATCAACCGGCCCACCGTGGATGGCAAGCGCGTGGTGTTGCCGAACGCATGA
- a CDS encoding zinc-dependent metalloprotease: MLSRSIGKAAGGLVLGLSVAAAAHAAPLFEPVTVISRASASSEPALGKLLATPSTATVQEVRVDAAATAQPQLEFELLGQRVQAVRSKVEALPDGGSIWYGQFRSPSDKLTAATSNGQDDPGNSLILVRSGNTITGSIRKDGKLYRLRPLGNRHVLVEVDESRMPADHPADYNQLPKIPMGDNDRLGIAQASSGTPAIIRVLVVATNAAVTAYGGNMQSLVQLAVAESNQGYVNSNVGITMELARYETTSYTESGSFDTDLARFRGTSDGYMDSIHTSRNTYAADVGVLLINNTAYCGLASGIGSTASTAFAAVYWDCATGYYSFAHEIGHLQSARHDIATDSSTSPYAYGHGYRYEPATGTGWRTIMAYNCTRSCPRLNYWSNPNISYNGIPMGNASTADNQRVLVNTKATIAAFR; this comes from the coding sequence ATGTTGTCCAGATCGATTGGCAAAGCGGCAGGTGGCCTGGTGTTGGGTTTGTCGGTGGCAGCGGCCGCGCATGCGGCACCGTTGTTCGAGCCGGTGACGGTCATCAGCCGCGCATCGGCAAGCAGTGAGCCCGCACTCGGCAAGCTGCTGGCCACCCCGTCCACGGCGACGGTACAGGAAGTGCGTGTCGATGCAGCCGCCACTGCACAGCCGCAGCTGGAATTCGAACTGCTCGGCCAGCGCGTGCAGGCGGTACGCAGCAAGGTCGAGGCGCTGCCCGATGGCGGCAGCATCTGGTACGGCCAGTTCCGTTCGCCCTCGGACAAGCTGACTGCGGCCACCTCCAACGGCCAGGACGACCCGGGCAATTCGCTGATCCTGGTGCGCTCGGGCAACACCATCACCGGCTCGATCCGCAAGGATGGAAAGCTGTACCGCCTGCGCCCGCTGGGCAACCGCCACGTGCTGGTGGAAGTGGATGAATCGCGGATGCCGGCCGATCATCCGGCCGACTACAACCAGCTGCCGAAGATCCCGATGGGCGACAACGATCGCCTCGGTATCGCGCAGGCTTCGTCCGGCACGCCGGCCATCATCCGCGTGCTGGTGGTGGCGACCAATGCCGCCGTCACCGCCTATGGTGGCAACATGCAGTCGCTGGTGCAGCTGGCGGTGGCCGAGTCCAACCAGGGCTATGTCAACAGCAACGTCGGCATCACCATGGAACTGGCCCGCTACGAGACCACCAGCTACACCGAATCGGGCAGCTTCGATACTGACCTGGCGCGCTTCCGTGGTACCAGCGACGGCTACATGGACAGCATCCACACCAGCCGGAACACCTACGCGGCCGACGTGGGCGTGCTGCTGATCAACAACACCGCCTACTGTGGCTTGGCCTCGGGGATCGGCTCGACCGCGTCGACGGCGTTCGCGGCGGTGTACTGGGATTGCGCGACCGGCTACTACTCGTTCGCGCACGAGATCGGCCATCTGCAGAGTGCGCGGCATGACATCGCCACCGACTCGAGCACCTCGCCGTATGCCTATGGCCACGGCTACCGCTACGAGCCGGCCACCGGCACCGGCTGGCGCACGATCATGGCCTACAACTGCACCCGCAGCTGCCCGCGCTTGAACTACTGGTCCAATCCGAACATCAGCTACAACGGCATCCCGATGGGCAATGCCAGCACCGCCGACAACCAGCGCGTGCTGGTCAACACCAAGGCCACCATCGCGGCCTTCCGCTGA
- the lpxH gene encoding UDP-2,3-diacylglucosamine diphosphatase, with translation MTTLFISDLHLDPSRPEITDLFLRFLREQAPGADALYILGDLFEAWIGDDTPSPAADAVADALKVLSDSGVPVYFIRGNRDFLLGEDYARRAGLRILPDPCMIELYGRPVLLQHGDLLCTDDIPYQQFRAQTRDPVFQAQFLSQPLAARIAFAQKAREASQARQSEMKQDDRAQFESVTDVAPAEVDATFVRHGVDTMIHGHTHRPAIHTLQAGGRERTRIVLGDWYEQGSVLRVDASGWTLDTLARE, from the coding sequence ATGACCACGCTGTTCATTTCCGACCTGCATCTGGACCCCAGCCGTCCGGAGATCACCGACCTGTTCCTGCGCTTCCTGCGCGAGCAGGCGCCCGGCGCCGATGCGCTGTACATCCTCGGCGACCTGTTCGAGGCCTGGATCGGCGACGACACGCCCTCGCCTGCCGCCGATGCGGTGGCCGATGCGTTGAAGGTGCTGTCCGACAGCGGCGTGCCGGTGTACTTCATCCGCGGCAACCGCGACTTCCTGCTCGGTGAGGACTACGCGCGCCGTGCCGGCCTGCGCATCCTGCCCGACCCGTGCATGATCGAACTGTACGGCCGCCCGGTGCTGCTGCAGCACGGTGACCTGCTGTGCACCGATGACATTCCCTACCAGCAGTTCCGTGCACAGACGCGTGACCCGGTGTTCCAGGCGCAGTTCCTGTCGCAGCCGCTGGCTGCACGCATCGCCTTCGCGCAGAAGGCGCGCGAAGCCAGCCAGGCGCGCCAGTCCGAGATGAAGCAGGACGATCGTGCGCAGTTCGAGTCGGTGACCGACGTGGCCCCTGCCGAAGTCGATGCCACCTTCGTGCGCCATGGCGTGGACACCATGATCCATGGTCATACGCACCGACCGGCGATCCACACGCTGCAGGCCGGTGGTCGCGAGCGCACCCGCATCGTGCTGGGTGACTGGTACGAACAGGGTTCAGTGCTGCGCGTGGATGCCAGCGGCTGGACGCTGGATACCCTGGCGCGCGAATAA